One Flagellimonas sp. CMM7 genomic region harbors:
- a CDS encoding serine hydrolase: MKNFNHISLFLLVFFFLSCSSSDNSSEENNESGEEQAELSIEERLQAIIDAKVSDGLKGVSVSIRVNGQEQWSLVGGFSSETGMVTSNMKFGIASITKTVVAATILKLEEEALLSLDDTIGDWLTLESENIDDNITIFQLLNHLTGLKGYFQHPDIWTRVESDLDTAIPSEELIAYVGEPIFNAGERYEYSNSNYLILGLIIKAVSGQTVGETMRTRFWGPLGLANTYFGTDENVVGPVANPWRDSDGNGQIEDISADFKDAYHSVFFTAANVFTTSADLSMWAYLLYEGNALTETSKNKMLDFLFIDTGTPIFDGYGLGVRRINLAGRETWGHTGGMRGYGSYMLYEPTSSVSIAMLNNQSRSENGPLLRFELVEELLTEVFTELN, translated from the coding sequence ATGAAAAATTTCAATCATATTTCTCTTTTTTTACTTGTATTTTTCTTTTTGTCATGCAGTTCAAGTGACAATTCTTCCGAAGAAAACAATGAGAGTGGGGAAGAACAGGCAGAACTTAGCATAGAGGAAAGGTTGCAAGCAATAATAGACGCCAAAGTTTCCGATGGTCTTAAAGGTGTATCAGTCTCTATTAGAGTAAACGGACAAGAACAATGGAGTTTGGTTGGTGGGTTTTCGAGCGAAACGGGAATGGTCACTTCTAACATGAAATTTGGTATTGCCAGTATTACAAAAACCGTTGTTGCGGCCACCATTTTAAAACTAGAAGAAGAAGCACTGCTAAGTTTAGATGATACTATTGGGGATTGGTTAACCTTGGAATCTGAAAATATTGATGATAACATTACAATCTTTCAGCTTCTTAATCACCTGACTGGTCTAAAAGGGTATTTTCAGCATCCAGATATATGGACAAGGGTGGAAAGTGATTTAGATACAGCGATACCATCTGAAGAGTTGATCGCCTATGTTGGGGAACCTATATTTAATGCTGGAGAGCGTTATGAATATTCAAATTCAAACTATCTAATTTTGGGCCTCATTATTAAAGCCGTATCTGGACAAACAGTTGGTGAAACAATGCGAACCAGGTTCTGGGGTCCTTTAGGGCTTGCGAACACCTATTTTGGGACAGATGAGAATGTTGTCGGACCTGTGGCCAATCCTTGGAGAGATAGTGATGGTAACGGTCAAATAGAAGATATTTCCGCAGATTTTAAAGATGCTTATCATAGTGTGTTTTTTACTGCTGCCAATGTTTTTACAACATCAGCAGATCTTTCCATGTGGGCTTACCTCCTATATGAAGGAAATGCTTTGACAGAAACATCTAAAAACAAAATGTTGGACTTTCTTTTTATTGATACCGGAACACCAATCTTTGATGGTTACGGCCTTGGTGTTAGACGAATCAATCTAGCTGGAAGGGAAACATGGGGACATACAGGGGGAATGAGAGGGTATGGTTCCTATATGCTTTATGAACCTACCAGCAGTGTAAGTATAGCAATGCTCAATAATCAAAGTAGATCAGAAAATGGACCGCTTCTTAGGTTTGAACTGGTTGAGGAATTGTTGACCGAGGTATTTACAGAGTTGAATTAA
- a CDS encoding GntR family transcriptional regulator — MYQKQILRNTVKTHLLDQIQKGELKVGKTINLAALSRKIGVSVTPIREALSQLEQARIIKAVPNRGFVVSLLTKKEAKNLYETIAQLEVMALENSIFSEEDVQSLRLQQLKLQQSHTFMTRLKVRFQFHHLLVHKCTNTVLLQILDDLKARLLFYEQGFGQNASFYENVDNQNEAIVRAIEEDNLPTAALILKMNWMVVMEYIERQMSTYKMTN; from the coding sequence ATGTATCAGAAGCAAATTCTACGAAATACCGTTAAGACCCATTTATTAGATCAAATACAAAAAGGGGAATTAAAAGTGGGTAAAACCATTAATCTAGCTGCACTTTCTAGAAAGATTGGAGTAAGCGTAACGCCTATTCGTGAGGCTCTAAGCCAATTAGAGCAAGCTAGAATAATTAAAGCTGTCCCTAATAGAGGGTTTGTAGTATCATTGCTTACCAAAAAAGAAGCTAAAAACCTTTATGAAACCATTGCCCAACTGGAAGTAATGGCCCTGGAGAACTCAATTTTTTCTGAAGAAGATGTTCAATCATTACGATTGCAGCAATTGAAGTTACAGCAGTCTCATACGTTTATGACCAGATTAAAAGTAAGGTTTCAATTTCATCACCTTTTGGTTCATAAATGTACCAATACCGTTCTTTTACAGATTTTAGATGATCTTAAAGCTAGACTTCTCTTTTATGAACAAGGTTTTGGTCAGAACGCCTCTTTTTATGAAAATGTAGACAACCAGAACGAAGCAATTGTAAGGGCAATTGAAGAAGATAACCTTCCAACTGCCGCGTTAATACTTAAAATGAACTGGATGGTTGTTATGGAGTATATTGAAAGACAAATGAGCACCTACAAAATGACCAACTAA